The Sesamum indicum cultivar Zhongzhi No. 13 linkage group LG2, S_indicum_v1.0, whole genome shotgun sequence genome contains a region encoding:
- the LOC105155476 gene encoding calcineurin subunit B isoform X1, whose protein sequence is MGNTSSMLTQYDIEEVQEHCSNTFSQQEIVSLYQRFCQLDRNGCGFISAEEFMTVPEFAVNPLSQRLFRMLDGLNFKEFVAFLSAFSSRASLQQKVEFIFKVYDTDGNGKVTFNEMLDILRDLTGQFISEQQREKVLSHVLEEAGYTKDSLLVQADFVKILGNGLKMEVEVPVD, encoded by the exons ATGGGCAACACGTCCTCCATGCTCACGCAGTACGACATAGAAGAGGTCCAAGAACACTGCAGTAACACAT TTTCCCAGCAGGAGATTGTGTCATTGTACCAGAGGTTCTGTCAGTTGGATCGTAATGGGTGTGGATTTATCTCCGCTGAAGAGTTCATGACTGTACCTGAATTCGCTGTCAATCCCCTTTCTCAG AGATTGTTTAGGATGCTGGATGGCCTAAACTTCAAAGAGTTTGTAGCATTCCTATCTGCTTTCAGTTCTCGGGCAAGCTTGCAGCAGAAAGTTGAAT TTATTTTTAAGGTTTATGACACCGACGGTAATGGGAAGGTTACTTTCAATGAAATGCTGGACATATTGCGGGACTTGACGGGTCAATTTATATCTGAACAGCAGAGAGAG AAAGTTCTTTCCCATGTTCTTGAGGAAGCGGGCTATACAAAGGACTCTCTGTTAGTTCAAGCTGACTTCGTCAAG ATTCTTGGCAATGGGTTGAAGATGGAAGTTGAAGTTCCAGTAGACTAG
- the LOC105155476 gene encoding calcineurin subunit B isoform X2, giving the protein MGNTSSMLTQYDIEEVQEHCSNTFSQQEIVSLYQRFCQLDRNGCGFISAEEFMTVPEFAVNPLSQRLFRMLDGLNFKEFVAFLSAFSSRASLQQKVEFIFKVYDTDGNGKVTFNEMLDILRDLTGQFISEQQREFFPMFLRKRAIQRTLC; this is encoded by the exons ATGGGCAACACGTCCTCCATGCTCACGCAGTACGACATAGAAGAGGTCCAAGAACACTGCAGTAACACAT TTTCCCAGCAGGAGATTGTGTCATTGTACCAGAGGTTCTGTCAGTTGGATCGTAATGGGTGTGGATTTATCTCCGCTGAAGAGTTCATGACTGTACCTGAATTCGCTGTCAATCCCCTTTCTCAG AGATTGTTTAGGATGCTGGATGGCCTAAACTTCAAAGAGTTTGTAGCATTCCTATCTGCTTTCAGTTCTCGGGCAAGCTTGCAGCAGAAAGTTGAAT TTATTTTTAAGGTTTATGACACCGACGGTAATGGGAAGGTTACTTTCAATGAAATGCTGGACATATTGCGGGACTTGACGGGTCAATTTATATCTGAACAGCAGAGAGAG TTCTTTCCCATGTTCTTGAGGAAGCGGGCTATACAAAGGACTCTCTGTTAG
- the LOC105155477 gene encoding spermidine hydroxycinnamoyl transferase-like — protein sequence MVVVVRATHIVRPAELTPDGVMYLNSCDQIKDITHTPTIYFYRHSNKLEAVNVVSVLKDSLGKALSLFYPLAGRLNWAAEGGSRVELHCNGKGVPIFEAESEGAVEDFGDFTPSPAIQALIPSVDYTTPIDEIPLVIVQVTRFRCGGLSIGLGISHVMADGPSALHFIDEWTKFARGVGPVIPPFLDRKALETEKPVHCKFDPSVLRPPPTLIGQEDSLEQRKKPISVAFLSLTKLQIEKLRAKANLDFYKENGNEGSRGYSRFEAVAAHIWRCTSKARGHIAEQQTSLHFVADFRNKMKPALPRNYFGNALIRVEATDKSGNLLTNSMGMASRKIREAVEKVTDDTVRAYLDYLKGLPDVGRFRSLDNNGRPKGDFYGNPNLAIISWTALPLYGTDFGWGNEIHLGPGPMGFDGKTFIIPGREGDGSFKVAIWLQEEHMDAFKKCFYDIFDK from the coding sequence ATGGTGGTGGTTGTCAGGGCTACTCACATTGTCCGGCCGGCGGAGCTGACGCCGGACGGGGTTATGTACTTGAACTCTTGTGATCAAATCAAAGACATAACCCACACCCCGACAATTTACTTTTACAGGCATTCCAACAAGTTGGAAGCTGTGAATGTTGTCTCTGTACTGAAAGACTCCCTTGGCAAAGCCCTGTCGCTGTTTTACCCGCTCGCTGGCCGGCTGAACTGGGCGGCGGAGGGGGGAAGCAGGGTGGAGCTTCACTGCAATGGAAAAGGGGTCCCGATTTTTGAGGCCGAGTCCGAGGGGGCGGTGGAGGATTTCGGTGATTTTACCCCTAGTCCGGCGATCCAGGCTCTGATTCCGTCGGTGGATTACACCACTCCGATTGATGAGATTCCTTTGGTTATAGTTCAGGTGACGCGTTTCAGGTGCGGCGGGCTTAGCATTGGCCTGGGGATATCCCATGTCATGGCTGACGGGCCGAGTGCTCTCCATTTCATCGATGAATGGACGAAATTTGCACGTGGCGTGGGGCCCGTCATCCCTCCATTTCTTGATCGGAAGGCCCTGGAAACTGAAAAGCCTGTGCATTGTAAATTCGATCCGTCAGTGCTACGTCCCCCACCTACGTTAATAGGCCAGGAAGACAGCCTGGAACAGAGAAAAAAGCCAATCTCCGTGGCCTTTCTCAGTCTTACCAAACTGCAAATCGAGAAACTCCGGGCCAAGGCAAACCTGGATTTCTACAAAGAAAACGGCAACGAAGGCAGCCGTGGGTACAGCAGATTCGAGGCGGTTGCCGCACACATCTGGCGGTGCACCAGCAAGGCCCGTGGCCACATCGCCGAGCAGCAAACCAGCCTCCACTTCGTCGCTGATTTCCGGAACAAAATGAAACCAGCTCTGCCGAGAAACTACTTCGGGAACGCCCTGATTCGAGTAGAAGCAACCGATAAATCAGGAAACCTGCTGACAAATTCCATGGGCATGGCTTCCAGGAAAATCCGTGAAGCTGTGGAGAAAGTCACCGATGATACAGTGCGAGCTTATCTGGACTACCTCAAAGGCTTGCCGGACGTGGGCCGGTTTCGATCCCTGGACAACAATGGCAGGCCAAAGGGAGACTTCTATGGAAATCCAAACCTGGCAATCATAAGCTGGACGGCTTTGCCGCTCTACGGTACAGATTTCGGGTGGGGAAATGAAATCCATCTGGGGCCTGGACCGATGGGATTTGACGGGAAAACGTTCATTATTCCAGGGCGTGAAGGCGATGGTTCGTTTAAGGTGGCAATATGGCTGCAGGAAGAGCATATGGATGCTTTCAAGAAGTGCTTCTATGACATATTTGATAAGTAA